One genomic region from Pseudoduganella dura encodes:
- the rplL gene encoding 50S ribosomal protein L7/L12 yields MAISKDDILEAVGNLTVLELNELVKAFEEKFGVSAAALSAPAAGGGAAAAAVEEQTEFNLVLTEIGANKVGVIKAVREITGLGLKEAKDVVDGAPKTVKEALSKADAEAGKKKLEDAGAKAELK; encoded by the coding sequence ATGGCAATTAGCAAAGACGACATCCTGGAAGCGGTTGGCAATCTGACCGTCCTGGAACTGAATGAACTGGTCAAGGCATTCGAAGAGAAATTCGGCGTGTCGGCAGCTGCTCTGTCGGCTCCAGCTGCTGGCGGCGGCGCTGCTGCAGCTGCTGTTGAAGAACAGACCGAATTCAACCTGGTGCTGACCGAAATCGGCGCGAACAAAGTCGGCGTCATCAAGGCTGTTCGTGAAATCACCGGTCTGGGCCTGAAAGAAGCCAAAGACGTGGTCGATGGCGCACCGAAGACCGTCAAGGAAGCCCTGTCGAAAGCTGACGCTGAAGCCGGCAAGAAAAAGCTGGAAGATGCAGGCGCCAAGGCCGAGCTGAAGTAA
- a CDS encoding EAL domain-containing protein — protein sequence MTLLQHRLPANLLLAAAYAATGCVGLELAGSPGFATPLFLPAGLALAMLVSGGPRLLPGVVLGVLILNLYALPRATALPSTTLATAVLILVAAATLQAYAGMHAFARWVHPAVGAGRDVLRFLTLPPALALISSTLSLCALALLGVLPVDGLVANWFTWWLGDALGILLGAPLAWIACGQPRALWRRRRWTVGAPLLVLVALFLLIFLQVRRWESHQQMQQVQLKAQQASDLLQAKLSEHERYLFATASGMSGYSDHIRPEIFRNIAQGYRARHPEILTMGWLKPLAGAGRDAFEAWARKTVDPTFAIRAPDADGTLRPSPQRDRYVVATYAEPRGNRIYLGLDMLSDSVRAAAVWQALATGEPTASAPIKLTQPHENPGVVLLQAVPSGGSAPPGAIMLLALEPSAYLDSVMRQVGFPHLLADLRDEATGRPLSPAFVGAANEPALERSLSFGGRQYRLTLRPTAEYVAGQRIWQSWTVLAAGLTLTSLLGGLLLLTSGEQAAGRAQVEAGTARLQEREARLQAILEKAADAILTISTGGTLTSANVAAGRLFGYAPDLMSGLPLARLLPVADGDTPADLLRRIAAGNTREHEATGLRSDGAAFPLAVSVSEVELPGEHLFVAILHDLTEQRRAQARIHRLAHHDPLTGLVNRLSLNLRLEQALARARRLQGTVAVMFLDLDHFKKINDTHGHETGDQLLLAVADRLRELLADVDTIARLGGDEFIVITGCMTPDDAGHMAARIVDTLARPYPLQGKALHSGTSVGIAMFPGDGEDPGTLLRHADTAMYAAKGSGRGQFQFFSREMNAATHERLLLESRLWQALEQQEFELYLQPQIDLASGAVIGAEALLRWHHPELGTVGPDRFIPIAEESGLILPLGEWVLQRAIGLLGHWQTIGLGHLRLAVNLSARQCQGHALPAQLDRLLAATGADPELLELEITESAAMQDPEHSRALLQQLRARGISVAIDDFGTGYSSLSYLKLFELDRIKIDRGFVKDIETDPNDAAIVSATIGLAHALGLEVIAEGVETAAQADFLRAHRCDEAQGYLFARPMPAADFERAAGATLDGPARECLVLS from the coding sequence TTGACTCTCCTTCAGCACCGCCTGCCGGCCAATCTGCTGCTGGCGGCTGCCTATGCCGCCACGGGCTGCGTGGGCCTGGAGCTGGCCGGCTCTCCCGGTTTCGCCACCCCGCTGTTCCTGCCCGCCGGCCTGGCGCTGGCCATGCTCGTCAGCGGCGGCCCGCGTCTGCTCCCCGGCGTGGTGCTCGGCGTACTGATCCTGAACCTTTATGCATTGCCGCGCGCGACCGCGCTGCCGTCCACCACGCTGGCCACCGCCGTGCTGATACTGGTTGCCGCCGCCACGCTGCAAGCCTATGCCGGCATGCACGCGTTTGCCCGCTGGGTGCACCCCGCCGTCGGCGCCGGCCGCGATGTGCTGCGCTTTCTTACCCTGCCGCCGGCACTGGCGCTGATCAGCAGCACGCTGTCGCTGTGCGCCCTCGCCTTGCTGGGCGTGCTGCCGGTCGATGGCCTGGTGGCGAACTGGTTTACATGGTGGCTGGGCGATGCGCTGGGCATCCTGCTGGGCGCGCCGCTGGCCTGGATCGCCTGCGGCCAGCCGCGCGCACTGTGGCGGCGGCGGCGGTGGACCGTCGGCGCGCCGCTGCTGGTCCTGGTGGCGCTGTTCCTGCTGATCTTCCTGCAGGTGCGCCGCTGGGAATCGCATCAGCAGATGCAGCAGGTGCAGCTGAAGGCGCAGCAGGCGTCGGACCTGCTGCAGGCAAAGCTGTCGGAACACGAGCGTTACCTGTTCGCCACTGCCAGCGGCATGAGCGGCTACAGTGACCATATCCGTCCAGAAATTTTCCGCAATATCGCGCAGGGCTACCGCGCGCGCCATCCCGAAATCCTCACGATGGGCTGGTTGAAGCCGCTGGCCGGGGCCGGCCGCGACGCCTTCGAGGCGTGGGCCCGGAAAACGGTCGATCCGACCTTCGCGATCCGCGCGCCGGACGCCGACGGTACGCTGCGGCCATCGCCGCAGCGGGACCGGTACGTGGTGGCCACTTATGCCGAGCCGCGCGGCAACCGCATCTACCTGGGGCTCGACATGCTGTCCGATTCCGTGCGCGCCGCGGCGGTATGGCAGGCGCTCGCGACCGGCGAGCCGACCGCCAGCGCGCCCATCAAGCTGACGCAGCCGCACGAGAACCCGGGCGTCGTACTGCTGCAGGCGGTGCCTTCGGGCGGCAGCGCACCGCCGGGAGCCATCATGCTGCTCGCACTCGAACCGAGCGCTTACCTGGACAGCGTAATGCGCCAGGTCGGCTTCCCTCACCTGCTGGCCGACTTGCGCGACGAAGCCACCGGCCGTCCCCTGTCGCCGGCCTTCGTCGGCGCCGCGAACGAGCCGGCGCTCGAACGGTCGCTGAGCTTCGGCGGCCGCCAGTACCGGTTGACGCTGCGGCCCACGGCCGAGTACGTGGCCGGCCAGCGCATCTGGCAGAGCTGGACCGTGCTGGCCGCGGGCCTGACCCTGACCAGCCTGCTGGGCGGGCTGCTGCTGCTGACCAGCGGCGAACAGGCGGCGGGGCGTGCCCAGGTCGAGGCCGGCACTGCCCGGCTGCAGGAGCGCGAAGCACGGCTGCAGGCCATCCTGGAAAAGGCGGCGGACGCGATCCTGACGATTTCCACCGGCGGCACCCTGACCAGCGCCAACGTCGCCGCGGGCCGGCTGTTCGGCTATGCGCCGGACCTGATGTCCGGGCTGCCGCTGGCGCGGCTGCTGCCGGTCGCGGACGGCGACACGCCGGCCGACCTGCTGCGCCGGATCGCCGCCGGCAACACGCGCGAACACGAAGCGACCGGCCTGCGCAGCGATGGCGCGGCCTTTCCGCTGGCCGTGTCGGTCAGCGAAGTGGAGCTGCCCGGCGAACACCTGTTCGTGGCCATCCTGCACGACCTGACGGAGCAGCGGCGCGCCCAGGCGCGGATCCATCGGCTGGCCCACCACGATCCGTTGACGGGCCTGGTCAACCGGCTGTCGCTGAACCTGCGCCTGGAGCAGGCGCTGGCACGGGCGCGCCGCCTGCAGGGCACGGTGGCAGTGATGTTCCTCGACCTGGATCATTTCAAGAAAATCAACGACACCCACGGCCACGAGACCGGCGACCAGTTGCTGCTGGCCGTGGCGGACCGGTTGCGCGAGCTGCTGGCGGACGTGGACACGATCGCCCGGCTGGGCGGCGACGAATTCATCGTCATCACCGGCTGCATGACACCGGACGACGCCGGCCACATGGCCGCCCGCATCGTCGACACGCTGGCGCGGCCGTATCCGCTGCAGGGCAAGGCGCTGCACAGCGGCACCAGTGTCGGCATCGCGATGTTCCCGGGCGACGGCGAGGATCCCGGCACGCTGCTGCGCCATGCGGACACCGCGATGTATGCCGCGAAAGGGAGCGGCCGCGGCCAGTTCCAGTTCTTCTCGCGCGAGATGAATGCCGCCACGCACGAGCGGTTGCTGCTGGAAAGCCGCCTGTGGCAGGCGTTGGAGCAGCAGGAGTTCGAGCTGTACCTGCAGCCGCAGATCGACCTGGCGAGCGGCGCCGTCATCGGCGCCGAGGCGCTGCTGCGCTGGCACCATCCCGAGCTGGGCACCGTGGGGCCGGACCGCTTCATTCCGATCGCCGAGGAATCCGGCCTGATCCTGCCGCTGGGCGAATGGGTGCTGCAACGGGCGATCGGGCTGCTCGGCCATTGGCAAACCATCGGCCTCGGCCACCTGCGGCTGGCCGTCAACCTCTCCGCCCGGCAGTGCCAGGGCCACGCGCTGCCGGCGCAGCTCGACCGGCTGCTGGCCGCCACCGGCGCCGATCCGGAGTTGCTGGAACTGGAGATCACCGAATCGGCCGCGATGCAGGACCCGGAGCACAGCCGCGCGTTGCTGCAGCAGTTGCGCGCGCGCGGCATCAGCGTGGCGATCGACGATTTCGGCACCGGCTATTCGTCGCTGTCGTACCTGAAACTGTTCGAGCTGGACCGGATCAAGATCGACCGCGGCTTCGTCAAGGATATCGAGACCGATCCGAACGACGCGGCGATCGTCAGCGCCACCATCGGGCTGGCCCATGCGCTGGGGCTGGAGGTGATCGCCGAGGGCGTGGAGACGGCGGCGCAGGCCGATTTCCTGCGCGCCCACCGCTGCGACGAAGCGCAGGGCTACCTGTTCGCGCGGCCGATGCCGGCGGCCGATTTCGAGCGCGCCGCCGGCGCCACGCTGGACGGGCCGGCGCGCGAATGCCTGGTGTTGTCCTGA
- the rplA gene encoding 50S ribosomal protein L1 codes for MAKLSKRAQAIKAKVDRTKVYPFDNAVSLVKELATAKFNESIDVSVQLGVDPKKSDQVVRGSVVLPAGTGKTVRVAVFASGEKAEAAKAAGADVVGMEDLAERVKAGDMPFDIVIASPDTMRIVGTLGQILGPRGLMPNPKVGTVTPDVATAVKNAKAGQVQYRTDKAGIIHATIGRKSFSDADLKSNLVALIEALNKAKPASSKGVYLRKVSLSSTMGAGLRVDHGTLAA; via the coding sequence ATGGCAAAACTGTCCAAGCGCGCACAAGCCATCAAGGCTAAAGTAGACCGTACCAAAGTGTACCCGTTCGACAACGCCGTATCGCTGGTCAAGGAACTGGCCACGGCCAAGTTCAACGAATCGATCGACGTGTCGGTTCAGCTGGGCGTGGATCCGAAGAAGTCGGACCAGGTCGTTCGCGGTTCCGTCGTGCTGCCAGCAGGCACCGGCAAGACCGTTCGCGTGGCCGTGTTCGCTTCTGGCGAAAAGGCTGAAGCTGCCAAGGCAGCCGGCGCCGACGTGGTCGGCATGGAAGACCTGGCGGAACGCGTGAAGGCCGGCGACATGCCGTTCGACATCGTGATCGCTTCGCCTGACACCATGCGTATCGTCGGTACACTGGGCCAGATCCTGGGCCCGCGCGGCCTGATGCCTAACCCGAAGGTCGGCACTGTTACCCCTGACGTCGCTACCGCCGTGAAAAACGCGAAAGCCGGCCAGGTCCAGTACCGTACCGACAAGGCAGGTATCATCCACGCCACTATCGGCCGTAAATCGTTCAGCGATGCCGATCTGAAGAGCAACCTGGTTGCCCTGATCGAAGCCCTGAACAAGGCCAAGCCGGCCTCGTCGAAAGGCGTGTACCTGCGCAAGGTCTCGCTGTCGTCGACGATGGGCGCAGGCCTGCGCGTCGATCACGGCACGCTGGCTGCTTAA
- the secE gene encoding preprotein translocase subunit SecE, whose amino-acid sequence MSNQSVQTVGTSGDKLKVVLAVVAAIAGVVGFFYLAGQPTLVRASALVVGLLISVGIAYTSATGRDFINFSKEAVRETKKVVWPTRKEATQITLIVFAFVVVMAMFLWGTDKLLEFLLYDLILGWKN is encoded by the coding sequence ATGTCTAATCAATCCGTGCAAACCGTTGGCACGAGCGGCGACAAGCTGAAAGTCGTGCTGGCGGTGGTTGCAGCGATTGCAGGCGTAGTCGGGTTCTTCTACCTGGCAGGTCAACCAACCCTGGTGCGGGCATCCGCGCTTGTGGTTGGTTTGCTTATTTCCGTCGGCATTGCCTACACCTCCGCCACCGGCCGTGACTTCATCAATTTCTCGAAAGAAGCTGTTCGCGAAACGAAGAAAGTCGTCTGGCCTACGCGCAAGGAAGCCACGCAGATCACGCTGATCGTGTTTGCGTTTGTCGTGGTGATGGCGATGTTCCTCTGGGGAACGGATAAGCTGCTTGAGTTCCTGTTGTACGACTTGATTCTGGGCTGGAAAAATTAA
- the rplJ gene encoding 50S ribosomal protein L10: MGLNLNDKKAVVAEVSAKVASAQTIVVAEYRGIQVAHLTKLRATARAQGVYLRVLKNTLARRAVEGTPFANLSDAMTGPLIYSISDDAVAAAKVISDFAKTNDKLVVKAGNFAGKQLDVAGVSALANIPSREVLLAQLAGVWLAPVSGFARGLAALAAKNSEGTEAPAAEAAPAAEEAPAA, from the coding sequence GTGGGTCTCAATCTGAATGACAAAAAGGCCGTCGTCGCCGAAGTTTCCGCAAAAGTAGCATCTGCGCAAACGATCGTCGTGGCTGAGTACCGTGGCATCCAGGTTGCTCACTTGACGAAACTCCGTGCAACCGCACGTGCCCAGGGCGTGTACCTGCGTGTTCTGAAGAACACGCTGGCTCGCCGCGCTGTCGAAGGCACGCCGTTCGCCAACCTGTCCGACGCAATGACCGGTCCGCTGATCTACTCGATCTCGGATGATGCCGTGGCCGCCGCGAAAGTCATTTCCGACTTCGCGAAAACCAACGACAAACTGGTTGTCAAGGCAGGTAACTTTGCAGGCAAGCAGCTCGACGTAGCTGGCGTGTCCGCACTGGCGAATATTCCTAGCCGTGAAGTTCTGCTGGCCCAGCTGGCAGGCGTCTGGCTGGCACCGGTTTCCGGCTTTGCACGTGGTCTGGCTGCCCTGGCAGCCAAGAACAGCGAGGGCACCGAAGCCCCAGCTGCCGAAGCTGCTCCCGCAGCCGAAGAAGCTCCAGCCGCTTAA
- a CDS encoding J domain-containing protein gives MGKIHTHYDNLKVARGAPQEVVRAAYKALSQKYHPDKNPGDERAARIMAIVNTAYGTLADPQRRKEHDDWIAQEEYEIELVESTRQDDPYRKGDGPAQAWSDPVVPVRRRRRLLASWRWWLTAITCLGAGWVGGVLTVTEPRQVSTVLAAAWGGKPAGEVTATATPYPRAAGHADTADGWETAPRPYSPEGDMQPPPIKVVALSQVILPGYAGDCENETPALVAPNGEPWPTQSGYVNGFPLMNKGADTQLTLDNSDNAFPVFIKVYDLERRSNVRYVFVQAQDKFVVDQLASGKYEIRYQNIDLAGKNRCVRKGRG, from the coding sequence ATGGGAAAGATCCATACTCACTATGACAACCTGAAAGTGGCCCGTGGCGCGCCGCAGGAAGTCGTACGTGCCGCCTACAAGGCGCTGAGCCAGAAATACCATCCTGACAAGAATCCCGGCGATGAACGCGCCGCCCGCATCATGGCGATCGTCAATACCGCCTATGGCACGCTGGCCGATCCGCAGCGGCGCAAGGAACATGACGACTGGATCGCCCAGGAGGAATACGAGATCGAACTGGTGGAAAGCACCCGCCAGGACGATCCGTACCGCAAGGGGGACGGGCCGGCCCAGGCATGGTCCGACCCGGTGGTGCCCGTTCGCCGCCGCCGCCGGCTGCTCGCCAGCTGGCGCTGGTGGCTCACCGCCATCACGTGCCTGGGCGCCGGGTGGGTGGGCGGCGTGCTGACGGTTACCGAACCGCGGCAGGTGTCGACGGTACTGGCGGCCGCCTGGGGCGGCAAGCCTGCCGGCGAAGTGACGGCCACCGCCACGCCTTACCCCCGCGCCGCCGGCCACGCCGACACCGCCGATGGCTGGGAAACGGCGCCGCGCCCGTACTCGCCGGAAGGGGACATGCAGCCGCCGCCGATCAAGGTGGTGGCGCTTTCGCAGGTGATCCTGCCGGGCTACGCCGGCGATTGCGAAAACGAGACGCCCGCGCTGGTGGCGCCGAACGGCGAGCCCTGGCCCACGCAGTCCGGCTACGTGAACGGCTTTCCCCTGATGAACAAGGGCGCCGATACCCAGCTGACGCTGGATAACAGCGACAACGCCTTCCCGGTGTTCATCAAGGTCTATGACCTGGAGCGCCGCTCGAACGTGCGCTACGTGTTCGTGCAGGCGCAGGATAAATTCGTCGTCGACCAGCTAGCCAGCGGCAAGTACGAAATCCGGTACCAGAACATCGACCTGGCAGGCAAGAACCGCTGCGTGCGCAAGGGGCGCGGATAG
- the rplK gene encoding 50S ribosomal protein L11: MAKKIIGFIKLQVPAGKANPSPPIGPALGQRGLNIMEFCKAFNAQTQGLEPGMPIPVVITAFADKSFTFVMKTPPATFLIKKHAGVQKGSPKPHTDKVGTLTRAQAEEIAKLKTPDLTAADMEAAVRTIAGSARSMGITVEGI, translated from the coding sequence ATGGCAAAGAAAATCATTGGCTTTATCAAGCTGCAAGTACCAGCTGGTAAGGCAAACCCGTCTCCTCCGATCGGCCCGGCACTGGGTCAGCGCGGCCTGAACATCATGGAATTCTGCAAGGCGTTCAACGCCCAGACGCAAGGCCTCGAGCCAGGCATGCCGATTCCGGTGGTGATCACCGCCTTCGCGGACAAGTCGTTCACCTTCGTGATGAAGACCCCGCCGGCAACGTTCCTGATCAAGAAGCACGCTGGCGTGCAAAAAGGTTCGCCGAAGCCGCATACCGACAAGGTCGGCACGCTGACCCGTGCCCAAGCGGAAGAAATCGCAAAACTGAAAACCCCGGACCTGACCGCCGCCGACATGGAAGCCGCTGTGCGCACCATCGCTGGCTCGGCACGTTCGATGGGCATCACCGTTGAGGGCATCTGA
- a CDS encoding tetratricopeptide repeat-containing response regulator: MAQLNGLTALLIEPHSGMRANLQNMLTTLGLTRVDVATNAQGALRVLAARQFDLILCEYELEGGQDGQQLLEDLRQQELIAPATLFFMVTAEGQSSKVTSVAELMPDDYILKPFKADTLLARIERALDRRAALASVQHLLDEGEHRGAIAACAGQETAQPRYRTDFMRLRAETHLLLGEPEQAEHVYAAVWQERSAPWARLGQAKTLALRGKMEEARDMLAELLGHNERYLAAYDWLARVHEEAGQLAEAQAVLADAATLSPHAVGRLRRLGEVALEAGDADSAERALKQVLQRARFSEFRDPEDHARLAQSLLKKGDAAQAELVIRDMERSLAHRENTPVCAAIATAMLFEATGDTARLGAALDSALAGAREAPNLSAGMKLELARTCLAAGREQQAAEVMRNVMASAGGGTPMAKAMRLLEQSGKGEMANRLARESRHAVAEMVAQGASQARAGDYRGAVDTMLDAVQKLPDNPQVVFNAAVAVLKYLERTGWDEKLGTKGIELVAHLRRLDPANARLAALGGLQEELLKKYNVRPGRRTVTVRQRA, from the coding sequence ATGGCGCAACTGAACGGCTTAACGGCACTGCTCATCGAGCCGCACTCCGGCATGCGGGCCAACCTGCAGAACATGCTGACCACGCTGGGCCTGACCAGGGTGGACGTGGCGACCAACGCCCAGGGAGCGCTGCGCGTGCTGGCGGCCCGGCAGTTCGACCTGATCCTGTGCGAATACGAACTCGAAGGCGGGCAGGACGGCCAGCAGCTGCTGGAGGACCTGCGCCAGCAGGAACTGATCGCGCCGGCCACGCTGTTCTTCATGGTCACGGCGGAGGGGCAAAGCAGCAAGGTCACCAGCGTGGCCGAGCTGATGCCGGACGATTACATCCTCAAGCCGTTCAAGGCCGATACGCTGCTGGCGCGCATCGAGCGCGCGCTGGACCGGCGCGCGGCCCTGGCATCCGTGCAGCACCTGCTGGACGAGGGCGAGCACCGCGGCGCGATTGCCGCCTGCGCCGGGCAGGAAACGGCGCAGCCGCGCTACCGGACCGATTTCATGCGGCTGCGTGCCGAAACGCACCTGCTGCTGGGCGAGCCGGAACAGGCCGAGCACGTGTATGCCGCCGTGTGGCAGGAGCGCAGCGCGCCGTGGGCACGCCTGGGGCAGGCAAAAACGCTGGCCCTGCGCGGCAAGATGGAGGAAGCGCGCGACATGCTGGCCGAGCTGCTGGGCCATAACGAGCGCTATCTGGCCGCCTATGACTGGCTGGCCCGCGTGCACGAGGAAGCCGGCCAGCTGGCCGAGGCGCAGGCGGTGCTGGCCGATGCCGCCACGTTGTCGCCGCACGCGGTGGGGCGCCTGCGCCGGCTGGGCGAGGTGGCACTGGAGGCGGGCGATGCCGATTCGGCCGAGCGGGCGCTCAAGCAGGTGCTGCAGCGTGCCCGCTTCTCCGAGTTCCGCGACCCCGAAGACCATGCCCGGCTGGCCCAGTCGCTGCTGAAGAAGGGCGATGCGGCGCAGGCCGAGCTGGTGATCCGCGATATGGAACGCTCGCTGGCGCATCGCGAGAACACGCCCGTGTGCGCGGCAATCGCCACCGCGATGCTGTTCGAGGCCACCGGCGACACGGCGCGCCTGGGCGCCGCGCTCGACAGTGCGCTGGCCGGCGCGCGCGAGGCGCCGAACCTGTCCGCCGGCATGAAGCTCGAACTGGCGCGCACCTGTCTCGCGGCCGGGCGCGAGCAGCAGGCCGCCGAAGTGATGCGCAACGTGATGGCCAGCGCCGGCGGCGGCACGCCGATGGCGAAGGCGATGCGCCTGCTGGAGCAGTCGGGCAAGGGCGAGATGGCCAACCGGCTCGCCAGGGAAAGCCGGCATGCGGTGGCGGAAATGGTGGCGCAGGGCGCGTCGCAGGCCAGGGCCGGCGACTACCGCGGCGCCGTGGACACGATGCTCGATGCGGTGCAGAAGCTGCCGGACAATCCGCAAGTGGTGTTCAACGCCGCCGTGGCCGTGCTGAAATACCTGGAGCGCACCGGCTGGGACGAGAAGCTGGGCACCAAGGGCATCGAACTGGTGGCGCACCTGCGCCGCCTGGACCCCGCCAATGCGCGGCTGGCCGCGCTGGGCGGCCTGCAGGAAGAACTGCTGAAGAAATACAACGTGCGTCCCGGCCGGCGCACCGTCACCGTGCGGCAGCGCGCCTGA
- the tuf gene encoding elongation factor Tu, translating to MAKGKFERTKPHVNVGTIGHVDHGKTTLTAAIATVLSKKFGGEAKAYDQIDAAPEEKARGITINTAHVEYETAARHYAHVDCPGHADYIKNMITGAAQMDGAILVCSAADGPMPQTREHILLARQVGVPYIIVFLNKCDLVDDAELLELVEMEVRELLSKYEFPGDDLPIIKGSARMALEGQPGEMGEECIIRLADALDTYIPTPERAVDGAFLMPVEDVFSISGRGTVVTGRVERGVVKVGEEIEIVGIIDTVKTTCTGVEMFRKLLDQGQAGDNVGLLLRGTKREDVQRGQVLAKPGSIKPHNHFTGEIYVLSKDEGGRHTPFFNNYRPQFYFRTTDVTGSIELPADKEMVMPGDNVSITVKLISPIAMEEGLRFAIREGGRTVGAGVVAKIIA from the coding sequence ATGGCAAAAGGTAAGTTTGAGCGGACCAAACCGCACGTCAACGTCGGCACCATCGGTCACGTTGACCATGGCAAGACGACCCTGACCGCTGCAATCGCAACCGTACTGTCGAAGAAATTCGGCGGCGAAGCCAAAGCCTACGACCAGATCGACGCTGCTCCGGAAGAAAAAGCACGCGGCATCACGATCAACACCGCGCACGTCGAGTACGAAACCGCTGCCCGTCACTACGCGCACGTTGACTGCCCAGGCCACGCCGACTACATCAAGAACATGATTACCGGTGCTGCGCAGATGGACGGCGCGATCCTGGTGTGCTCCGCGGCCGACGGCCCGATGCCACAGACCCGCGAGCACATCCTGCTGGCGCGTCAGGTTGGCGTTCCTTACATCATCGTGTTCCTGAATAAGTGCGACCTGGTCGACGATGCAGAACTGCTGGAACTGGTCGAAATGGAAGTGCGCGAGCTGCTGTCGAAGTACGAGTTCCCTGGCGACGACCTGCCGATCATCAAAGGTTCGGCACGTATGGCCCTGGAAGGCCAGCCTGGCGAAATGGGCGAAGAGTGCATCATCCGCCTGGCCGATGCCCTGGACACCTACATCCCGACGCCTGAGCGCGCTGTGGACGGCGCCTTCCTGATGCCTGTGGAAGACGTGTTCTCGATCTCCGGCCGCGGTACCGTGGTGACCGGTCGTGTCGAGCGCGGCGTGGTGAAAGTCGGCGAAGAAATCGAAATCGTCGGCATCATCGACACCGTCAAGACCACCTGCACCGGCGTGGAAATGTTCCGCAAGCTGCTGGACCAGGGTCAAGCCGGCGACAACGTTGGCCTGCTGCTGCGCGGCACCAAGCGTGAAGACGTGCAGCGCGGTCAGGTTCTGGCCAAGCCAGGCTCGATCAAGCCGCACAACCACTTCACCGGCGAGATCTATGTTCTGTCGAAAGACGAAGGCGGCCGTCACACCCCGTTCTTCAACAACTATCGCCCACAGTTCTACTTCCGTACGACGGACGTGACCGGCTCGATCGAGCTGCCAGCGGACAAAGAGATGGTCATGCCGGGCGACAACGTGTCGATCACCGTCAAGCTGATCTCCCCGATCGCGATGGAAGAAGGCCTGCGCTTTGCAATCCGTGAAGGCGGCCGTACCGTCGGCGCCGGTGTCGTTGCAAAGATCATCGCTTAA
- the nusG gene encoding transcription termination/antitermination protein NusG: MSDNVQDDVTGAPAPDAPAGETAAPVSVPVSNKRWYVVHAYSGMEKSVQRALTERVERAGMQEQFGQILVPTEEVVEVKNGQKSVTERRFFPGYVLVEMEMTDETWHLVKNTAKVTGFIGGKSNKPTPIPAREIEKIMTQMQEGVEKPRPKVLYEVGEQVRIKDGPFTDFNGNVEEVNYEKSKVRVSVTIFGRATPVELEFGQVEKV; encoded by the coding sequence ATGAGCGATAACGTGCAAGACGACGTAACTGGCGCTCCGGCGCCAGATGCTCCGGCAGGAGAGACGGCTGCTCCAGTCAGCGTGCCAGTCAGCAACAAGCGCTGGTACGTTGTGCATGCTTATTCCGGCATGGAAAAGAGCGTGCAGCGTGCACTGACTGAGCGCGTCGAACGCGCCGGCATGCAGGAACAGTTCGGCCAGATCCTGGTGCCGACCGAAGAAGTTGTCGAAGTAAAGAACGGTCAGAAATCCGTGACCGAACGCCGTTTCTTCCCGGGCTATGTGCTGGTTGAAATGGAAATGACGGACGAAACGTGGCACCTGGTGAAGAATACCGCCAAGGTCACCGGCTTCATCGGCGGCAAGTCGAACAAGCCGACGCCGATTCCCGCACGCGAGATCGAAAAGATCATGACGCAGATGCAGGAAGGTGTCGAGAAGCCACGGCCGAAAGTGCTGTACGAAGTGGGCGAACAGGTCCGCATCAAGGATGGTCCGTTCACCGATTTCAACGGCAATGTCGAAGAAGTCAATTACGAGAAGTCCAAAGTGCGCGTCTCCGTCACCATCTTCGGTCGCGCCACCCCCGTCGAACTCGAATTCGGGCAGGTCGAGAAGGTCTGA